A region from the Neurospora crassa OR74A linkage group V, whole genome shotgun sequence genome encodes:
- a CDS encoding merozoite capping protein-1, variant: MPVELRKRKAPPPPPAPVKKRATKATKAAAKAKEQVEDVASKAAETASKAAEVATETATAAAQTAAEAVANGAAKVATALAGNPKVGDLIDLDNFGGEVETNDGTKTSLKKLVEESKAGVVLFTYPKASTPGCTRQVCLFRDSYTALSSATGLSIYGLSSDSPKANTTFKEKQKLPYPLLCDPSYALIGAIGLKKAPKGTTRGVFVVDKQGKVLAAEAGGPEATVKVVERVVSEMGEEGKTEKKKEEEEAEEKGEKKEGEEEEKAEKDEAKEEGEEKKEDKAETKEREEKAEAKESEEKKDEKDETEAAGKKDEKKNEKDETEAEEKKEEQDKDSETKDDDEKKAEKKDAATEEEKKKEKEDTTNGEKKDEKKKTEEKKSDDDKAEDKKEDKEAEEEKKDEKKDEKKDEKKDEKKDEKKDEKKDEKKDEKKDEKKDEKKDEKKDEKKDEKKDEKKDEKKDEKTEEKEKEDTEMKDA, encoded by the exons ATGCCCGTTGAGCTTCGCAAGCGCAAGGccccgcctccgcctcccgcGCCGGTGAAGAAGCGGGCCACCAAAGccaccaaggccgccgccaaggccaaggaacAAGTTGAGGACGTCGCCTCCAAGGCTGCCGAAACCGCTTCCAAGGCCGCTGAGGTCGCCACCGAGACCGCTACTGCCGCTGCCCAGACGGCTGCCGAAGCCGTTGCCAACGGCGCGGCGAAGGTGGCTACGGCTCTGGCCGGCAACCCCAAGGTCGGCGATCTCATCGACCTGGACAACTTTGGCGGTGAGGTTGAGACCAACGACGGCACCAAGACCAGCTTGAAGAAGCTCGTTGAGGAGAGCAAGGCTGGTGTGGTGTTGTTTACTTATCCCAAGGCTTCTACTCCTGGCT gcACGCGGCAAGTCTGTCTCTTCCGTGACTCGTACACcgccctctcctccgccaccgGCCTCTCCATCTACGGTCTATCCTCTGACTCTCCAAAGGCCAACACCACCTTCaaggagaagcagaagctCCCTTACCCCTTGCTGTGCGACCCCTCGTACGCCTTGATTGGCGCCATCGGCCTCAAGAAAGCTCCCAAGGGCACCACCCGCGGCGTCTTTGTCGTGGACAAGCAAGGCAAAGTCCTAGCTGCTGAGGCCGGTGGCCCCGAGGCGACGGtcaaggtggtggagagggtggtgagtgagatgggggaggagggcaagactgagaagaagaaggaggaggaggaggcggaggagaagggtgagaagaaggaaggcgaggaggaggagaaggccgaaAAGGACGAGGctaaggaggagggtgaggaaaagaaggaggataaggcTGAGAccaaggaaagggaggaaaagGCTGAGGCTAAGGAAagtgaggagaagaaggatgaaaagGACGAGACCGAAGCCGcagggaagaaggatgaaaagAAGAATGAGAAGGACGAGACCGAG gccgaagagaagaaggaggagcaggacaAGGACTCCGAGAccaaggacgacgacgagaagaaggcggaaaagaaggatgccgccaccgaggaggagaagaagaaggagaaggaggatacaACAAacggcgagaagaaggacgaaaagaagaagaccgaggagaagaagtctGATGACGACAAGGCCGAGGATAAGaaggaggacaaggaggctgaggaggaaaagaaggacgagaagaaggacgagaagaaggacgagaagaaggacgagaagaaggacgagaagaaggacgagaagaaggacgagaagaaggacgagaagaaggacgagaagaaggacgagaagaaggacgagaagaaggacgagaagaaggacgagaagaaggacgagaagaaggacgagaagaaggacgaaaagacagaagagaaggagaaggaagatacCGAGATGAAGGACGCATAA
- a CDS encoding merozoite capping protein-1, translating into MPVELRKRKAPPPPPAPVKKRATKATKAAAKAKEQVEDVASKAAETASKAAEVATETATAAAQTAAEAVANGAAKVATALAGNPKVGDLIDLDNFGGEVETNDGTKTSLKKLVEESKAGVVLFTYPKASTPGCTRQVCLFRDSYTALSSATGLSIYGLSSDSPKANTTFKEKQKLPYPLLCDPSYALIGAIGLKKAPKGTTRGVFVVDKQGKVLAAEAGGPEATVKVVERVVSEMGEEGKTEKKKEEEEAEEKGEKKEGEEEEKAEKDEAKEEGEEKKEDKAETKEREEKAEAKESEEKKDEKDETEAAGKKDEKKNEKDETEAAEKKDEKKDEKDETEAEEKKEEQDKDSETKDDDEKKAEKKDAATEEEKKKEKEDTTNGEKKDEKKKTEEKKSDDDKAEDKKEDKEAEEEKKDEKKDEKKDEKKDEKKDEKKDEKKDEKKDEKKDEKKDEKKDEKKDEKKDEKKDEKKDEKKDEKTEEKEKEDTEMKDA; encoded by the exons ATGCCCGTTGAGCTTCGCAAGCGCAAGGccccgcctccgcctcccgcGCCGGTGAAGAAGCGGGCCACCAAAGccaccaaggccgccgccaaggccaaggaacAAGTTGAGGACGTCGCCTCCAAGGCTGCCGAAACCGCTTCCAAGGCCGCTGAGGTCGCCACCGAGACCGCTACTGCCGCTGCCCAGACGGCTGCCGAAGCCGTTGCCAACGGCGCGGCGAAGGTGGCTACGGCTCTGGCCGGCAACCCCAAGGTCGGCGATCTCATCGACCTGGACAACTTTGGCGGTGAGGTTGAGACCAACGACGGCACCAAGACCAGCTTGAAGAAGCTCGTTGAGGAGAGCAAGGCTGGTGTGGTGTTGTTTACTTATCCCAAGGCTTCTACTCCTGGCT gcACGCGGCAAGTCTGTCTCTTCCGTGACTCGTACACcgccctctcctccgccaccgGCCTCTCCATCTACGGTCTATCCTCTGACTCTCCAAAGGCCAACACCACCTTCaaggagaagcagaagctCCCTTACCCCTTGCTGTGCGACCCCTCGTACGCCTTGATTGGCGCCATCGGCCTCAAGAAAGCTCCCAAGGGCACCACCCGCGGCGTCTTTGTCGTGGACAAGCAAGGCAAAGTCCTAGCTGCTGAGGCCGGTGGCCCCGAGGCGACGGtcaaggtggtggagagggtggtgagtgagatgggggaggagggcaagactgagaagaagaaggaggaggaggaggcggaggagaagggtgagaagaaggaaggcgaggaggaggagaaggccgaaAAGGACGAGGctaaggaggagggtgaggaaaagaaggaggataaggcTGAGAccaaggaaagggaggaaaagGCTGAGGCTAAGGAAagtgaggagaagaaggatgaaaagGACGAGACCGAAGCCGcagggaagaaggatgaaaagAAGAATGAGAAGGACGAGACCGAGGCCGCAGAGAAAAAGGATgaaaagaaggatgagaaggacgagaccgaggccgaagagaagaaggaggagcaggacaAGGACTCCGAGAccaaggacgacgacgagaagaaggcggaaaagaaggatgccgccaccgaggaggagaagaagaaggagaaggaggatacaACAAacggcgagaagaaggacgaaaagaagaagaccgaggagaagaagtctGATGACGACAAGGCCGAGGATAAGaaggaggacaaggaggctgaggaggaaaagaaggacgagaagaaggacgagaagaaggacgagaagaaggacgagaagaaggacgagaagaaggacgagaagaaggacgagaagaaggacgagaagaaggacgagaagaaggacgagaagaaggacgagaagaaggacgagaagaaggacgagaagaaggacgagaagaaggacgagaagaaggacgaaaagacagaagagaaggagaaggaagatacCGAGATGAAGGACGCATAA
- the nuo21.3a gene encoding NADH:ubiquinone oxidoreductase 21.3kD subunit A translates to MASKVVTGVVKTTAGGVVPVSQKYTVQSVGVWERIRRAFAIDPNRSNGVPLVPYNRNPSPGSLDPLAYDDPVTIPAGDIADNPYWKRDARRNYPRLSVVGQAEAVALLSVGSASHPRVELVGENGSKQLVAAQEAGKTGGLAKYFEGTGVEAGKLVLAETGGLPPLPSGEKLGEGGKWDVYKYQLAEEPSYSEAYPCRSFS, encoded by the exons ATGGCTTCCAAAGTCGTCACCGGCGTGGTCAAGACCACCGCAGGCGGCGTTGTGCCCGTCAGCCAG AAATACACTGTCCAATCCGTCGGCGTCTGGGAGCGCATCCGCCGCGCCTTCGCTATCGACCCTAACCGCTCCAACGGTGTTCCCTTGGTCCCCTACAATCGCAACCCATCCCCCGGCTCCCTCGACCCCTTGGCCTACGACGATCCCGTCACCATTCCAGCCGGCGACATCGCCGACAACCCGTACTGGAAGCGCGATGCCCGGCGCAACTACCCGCGCCTGAGCGTGGTGGGCCAGGCCGAGGCTGTTGCTCTGCTCAGTGTCGGCAGCGCGAGCCACCCCCGTGTCGAGCTGGTGGGCGAGAACGGGAGCAAGCAGCTGGTTGCGGCGCAGGAGGCTGGCAAGACGGGTGGTTTGGCCAAGTACTTTGAGGGAACCGGTGTGGAGGCTGGTAAGCTTGTGTTGGCGGAGACGGGAGGTCTGCCGCCGTTGCCTAGTGGTGAGAAGCTGGGGGAGGGCGGCAAGTGGGATGTTTACAAGTATCAGTTGGCTGAGGAGCCTTCTTATTCTGAAGC CTACCCTTGCCGGTCGTTCTCTTAA
- a CDS encoding cellular nucleic acid-binding protein: MATWETNDAAWGAGEGTAFADSNGFDDHGSGNPVDDFAAADGAGHQEPNGACHRCNEEGHYARECPNAPAMTCRECDSPDHVVKDCPERSCKNCGEKGHTIAKCEAARAIDRSHLPDKTVEEAWSMIVEAAKEKEVTEVKEAIQIYLKASPETTYVQLEEALRAQDVNLWLIAIERPVMTTMTNMDLQGGLNKKYTVTYRFQWNPPRPRDRELWPADVAENLERLQDAGEVVSRGIPKCGNCGELGHIRKSCPEEGAEKEELVIKCFNCEEVGHRIRDCPIPRVDKFACKNCGQSGHRASDCTEPRSAEGVECRKCNEMGHFSKDCPQGGGPRGCRNCGQEGHMAKECTEPKNMDNVQCRNCDEFGHFSKECPKPRDITRVKCSNCQQMGHYKSKCPNPLVDEDAAPSFDNAGFDNAGFDNSGFDNGGFDHQAGGGGWESSAVAAGGDW; this comes from the exons ATGGCCACTTGGGAGACGAATGACGCTGCTTGGGGTGCGGGTGAAGGCACTGCCTTCGCTGACAGCAATGGCTTTGATGACCATGGTTCCGGCAACCCCGTTGACGACTTTGCTGCTGCCGATGGCGCTGGCCATCAGGAGCCCAACGGTGCTTGTCACCGTTGCAACGAAGAGGGGCACTATGCCCGCGAGTGTCCTAACGCTCCGGCTATGACCTGCCGCGAGTGTGACTCGCCCGACCACGTCGTCAAGGACTGCCCGGAGAGGTCCTGCAAGAATTGTGGCGAGAAAG GCCACACCATCGCCAAGTGTGAGGCAGCTCGCGCTATCGACCGCAGCCACTTGCCCGACAAGACCGTCGAGGAGGCCTGGAGCATGATTGTCGAGGCtgcgaaggagaaggaggtcaCTGAGGTCAAAGAGGCTATCCAGATTTACCTCAAGGCCAGCCCTGAGACGACTTATGTGCAGCTGGAGGAGGCCCTTCGTGCCCAGGATGTCAACTTGTGGCTGATTGCCATTGAGAGGCCCGTCATGACCACCATGACCAACATGGATTTGCAGGGCGGCCTCAACAAGAAGTACACCGTCACCTACCGGTTCCAGTGGAACCCTCCCCGTCCTCGCGACCGTGAGTTGTGGCCGGCCGATGTTGCCGAGAATCTTGAGCGTCTGCAGGACGCCGGTGAGGTTGTCTCTCGCGGCATACCCAAGTGCGGCAACTGCGGCGAGTTGGGGCACATTCGGAAGAGCTGCCCTGAGGAGGGtgcggagaaggaggagcttgTCATCAAGTGCTTCAACTGTGAGGAAGTCGGCCACCGTATCCGCGACT GCCCCATTCCTCGCGTGGACAAGTTTGCCTGCAAGAACTGCGGACAGAGTGGTCACAGAGCATCTGATT GCACCGAGCCGCGCTCCGCTGAGGGTGTTGAGTGTCGCAAGTGTAACGAGA TGGGTCATTTCAGCAAGGACTGCCCTCAGGGCGGTGGTCCTCGCGGCTGTCGCAACTGTGGCCAGGAGGGCCACATGGCGAAAGAGTGCACCGAGCCCAAGAACATGGACAACGTCCAGTGCCGCAACTGTGATGAGTTCGGACATTTCAGCAAAGAGTGCCCTAAGCCTCGTGATA TCACCCGCGTCAAATGCTCCAACTGTCAACAGATGGGACACTACAAGTCCAAGTGCCCCAACCCGCTCGTTGACGAGGATGCCGCACCCAGCTTTGACAATGCGGGCTTTGACAATGCCGGTTTTGACAACTCGGGCTTTGACAACGGCGGTTTCGATCACCAagctggtggcggtggttggGAGTCCTCTGCCGTGGCTGCTGGTGGAGACTGGTAA